Genomic window (Shewanella psychropiezotolerans):
ATATTTCACACAATCGAAGGTGGAGCTATTATCACCTCGTCCAATGAGGTTGCAGCAAAAGTCAGGCTAATGATCAATTTTGGGATTTCAGGCCCCAATAAGACTGAAGGCTTGGGAATTAACGCCAAAATGAATGAGTTTGAAGCCGCAATGGGTTTATGTGTTCTGGATGATATTGCAAAAATCAGCCAAAATCGCTCTAACCATGTAGCTGAATATACTGAGGTTATTGGTGATAAGCTTACATTTCAAAAAACTAATGCTTTTTCTTCCAAATTATTTTCATATATGCCAGTGTTATTTGATACTGAGGCAGAATTGTTGCAAGTTAAGCAAGCTTTAGAGGTTGAAGGCATTTTTGCTCGGCGATATTTTTATCCATCATTGGATGTTGTTTATTCCAAAGGGGTTTTGTGCCCGGTCTCTAATGCGATTAGTCAAAGAGTTTTATGTTTCCCCTTAATGGCAGACTTACCTAAGATTGTGTTAGAAATCTTAGGTAAACTGCTGCAAAAAGTTTAGTTCATTTGTGCCAATAACGGTCTTTTTTTACAGGGATTATTGTGAAAATTTCTATTATTATTCCAGTTTATAATCAAGAGAAAAGTATTCAACATTGCCTTACTAACCTATTGCAGCAGTTACACTCTGAAAAACTAGAGATACTGGTTGTTGATGACTGCTCTACGGACAATACTTTTGCTAATGTTGCAGCCATGGCAGCGTGTTCACCGAGAGTAAAGTTATTCAAGACTGTGGCTAATGGTGGCCCTGGGGCGGCGCGAAATGTCGGCTTAGAGCAGGCATCTGGTGAATGGATAATGTTTGTTGATAGTGATGATTTACTGTCAGACAACGCAATTGAATGCTTATTACGACATTTGTCTAGAATAGAGGCTGATCTATTACAACAAAATCAAGTTGATATCCTTGGTTTTGACTTTAAATACAGTGAGAACTCAACTAATAATAGCCGTGTCTCGGGGAGAAGGGATTTAGCATCATTAACCAAGACTAAACAAGCGCTTTTGAATGATTATATTTCTCTTACGATGGATGGTTCGGTGATTTATTCGTTATTCAGTCACAAGTTAATTATGACTAATAACATCAGGTTTAGAGATGGTTTGCACGAAGATGTAGACTTCACGTTTAAGGCTTACTTTTACGCCAAGCGGATCTCTGTACTACCAGAAACCATTTACCTGAAAAATGATCGCCTAGGTTCAATCGTAAATACCTTAACGGTTGAACATATAATAGGTTTTTTTAACGCTTACCGAGAAATGTTGCGCTTCATGGTTGAGCGTAGCGCCAATACGGCGGACTTTACCCAGAAATATAATATGGGGCTGATAGGCTTAACAGCAACACGAGTGCTACTAGCTGTAGAGCAAAATAATACTGATCAAGCGCTTTATCAGACTCTTTTTGAACAAGTAATCAGTACCATGCAGCACACTGATTTGGACGGAAAGGCCTGGGAAAAGCCTGCGTTTGAAAGTAAGTATATTAAGTTATACCTGGGCTTTATCTCTTTGTTTAAACAAGGTACTGCGAATATAGTTACTAATGTAAGAGCACTGGTTGACGACTTAAAGCCTAAGTCTTGGAGTTGCTATGATCTACACCACTCTATTTATTTAGCACCTAATCAAATAAGAACATGTTGTAAACGTTATTTTGTTGAAGACAAAATAAAAGGCGATGTGGTGCTATTAGATAATAGTCAATATTCGTACGATTCCTTCAATATTGATAATGTACTTAAGGAAAAGCGTAAGCTGTATGTTGATATTAATAAAGGGGCTTCAGATGATTGCGATCAGTGCCCATTTTTAGAGTTTAAAGCATGGAGTGATATCAAAATTGAGCATGTTTCACTAGAGTATCATAGCGTTTGCAATATGAAGTGTAGTTACTGCAGCGAAACATATTATGACGGTAAGAAATGTAACTATTCTATTGAAGGCATAATCGGTGAATTAACTGCTAGACCTGAAGACTTTCAATGTAAGTCGATTGTTTGGGGCGGTGGAGAACCAACGCTAGATAAGAACTTTTCATTATTAATTAATAGCTTATTCGATGCATTCCCTAGCGTAAAGCATCGAGTTATTTCTAATGCTACTGTACTAAACGATGCATTGGCCTTAGGTATCGAGCAAGATAAAGCGATTTTAGTGACAAGTATTGATGCTGGTGATGCTGACGTTTTTTTCCAGGTAAGAAAATACCGACAATTTGACAAGGTACTAGCAAACTTAGCTCAGTATGCAACTCACCGCCCAAAGAACATCACTATTAAATATATTTTTCTGCCTGAGAATACCAGTTTGCAGCAGGTCACTGGTTTTGTTGAGAAGATAAAACAATACGGTTTACAACAGTGTAACTTTCAGATTAGTTATGATTTTAATGAATCGACTATTGATGATGATTCATTAGTTTATGTGTATATTTTGCATGGATTATTAACCCGAGCCAAGGCTTCACTCGTTTTCCTTGACGATCTATTTATGGCGAGATTGAAACCTACAAACATAAACTACCAGTATATCAGTGATAAGCTGAGTACATTGGGTTACTCATCGTTATCACCCTCCGTTAATAAGCAGACAAATATAGTTATTTGGGGGGCAGGTAAACAAACGGAATATTTACTGAAAAATACACATTTCAGGGAGCAATACAGGGTGAATTATATTGTTGATGATACGCCAAGTAAAATAGGCACTCAGTTTGGGGGATTTGATATCTTATCACCTGAGGAGTTGGTTCATAACGATTACCCAATACTTATTTCCGCCTCTCAAAGCACAAGTATTATAATGCAAAGATGTCAGACGTTGGGGCTTAAACCGACACGTATAGTGCGTGATCTTATTGTTTAAGGAAGTATGACGATGCTGAGTATATCGACGAGCGAGCAATAATTGATATGTTAAAACTATTGGTGATAGGCCCTGGCCTAATTGGTAAAAAACACATAGCGCTGATTTGTGATAATCTGCGATGTAAGTTAGAAGCGATTGTGACGGCACACCCAGCCAAACATAAAGACTTGTCAGAAGACTTATGCGTTCCTATTTATAATCTGTTAGATGAGGCTCTATCACATCATCAGTTTGATGGAGCTATTATTGCGAGCCCAAATAACCTTCATGTCAGTCAAGCCAAGGTGCTGTTAAAGAACCAAATTCCGCTATTGATTGAAAAGCCTTTATCTTCGACCATTGAAAGTGCAGAAGAGCTGGTACATTTATCACAAACTGCACAAGTTCCGGTATTAGTTGGACATCATCGTACATACAGTAGCTATGTTGATGCGGCTAAAAAAATCATTACTAGTCCACAATTTGGTCGTTTAGTGAGTGTGCAAGCTAGTGCGTTATTTTATAAGCCAACTCAGTACTTTTTAGATGGTCCTTGGCGTACTGAGCTCGGTGGCGGTCCGATACTGATTAACCTTATTCACGATATAGGAATGTTACGTTCTCTATGTGGTGAGATTGCCACCGTATTTGCTTTTGGCAGTAACAGTCAGCGTCTATATGAAGTAGAGGATACCGTGGCGATTTCATTTAGGTTTACGAATGGCGCTTTAGGTACTTTTTTATTATCAGATTGTGCTGCCAGCTATAAAAGTTGGGAGATGACAAGTGGGGAAAACCCGGCTTACCCCTTTTTTCCTAATGAAGCAAGTTATCACTTCTCCGGCACAAATGGCTCGTTAGATTACCCTAATATGAAATTTAACTTCTTTGCCGACAAAGAGAAAGCATCGTGGTGGAATGGATTTGTTAAGCAAGAAAAGCACATAGATTTTGTTGACCCTCTAGAGAAGCAATTGGATCACTTTATTGATGTTATTAAGCGTAATGCTAAACCTATTGTTAGCGCCGAGAACGGCCTTATGAATATGTACGTCATAGAGGCTATTAGTCAATCAATCACTCAGCAACGACCCATCTCACTAAGGGAATAGCCTTTATGCACACACCCAAAAAAGTATTATTAGTAGATAGTGCATTTTCGGCTATACCAATCTACCAAGCACTGTGTAAATCAGGCTTTGATGTTTGGACTATAGGTAATAGAGAGAGTGACGCTTTAGCATTAATCTCTGCAGAGCGCTGGATAAAACAAGACTATAGTGATGTAGCTCAGGTACAGGCCATAGTGGAAGAGCAAGCTTTTGACTATATCGTACCAGGCTGCACAGACTTATCTATTGAGGTTTGTCAGCAACTTAGGGGTTATAGGAACTTTTTTGATTCCGAGGAGGTGTACGCCAACTTAGGCAATAAAAAAGCATTTCGTAACTTATGTCAACAAATGGGATTATATTCTCCAGTTGAAATGAAGTTAGCAGATTTTCCTCGTGCGGGTTGTTTTATTGTTAAACCCGTCGACTCCTATAGTGGTCAAGGGATCTCTATTGTTGATGGTAATAACTTACAGGTTTTATCAACAGTTGTTGAACAGGCCGAACAGGTGAGTCGAAGCGGGCATTATATAATAGAAAGCTACATTGAAGGGCAACTTTACAGTTTTAGTGCATTATTGACAAGTCACAAAGTAGTGGAAAGCTTTATTGTCAAAGAAGGCTCATCTACAAACCCCTATGCGGTTGATACCAGCTATATTGATGAAGGTTTTCCAGAAGAGGTAAAGGCTTATTTAACCGTTGCAATGGCTAAGTTATCAGCGCATTTACAACTAAAAGATGGCTTGATTCACTTACAGTTTATACTTCGTGATAATTGTGCATATTTAATTGAAATCACTCGTCGCTGTCCAGGTGATCTGTATTCATTATTAATTGAATACAGTACAGGCATTCCTTATAGCCAGTTATATGCTGCTTATTTTACTGAGACTAAAATGGATAATTTATGTAGTCCGAGGGAGTCGAATCATATTGTTCGGCATACGGTAAGTGCAGATAAAAACCTCCCTTTTACAGGACTAGAACTGTCACATCCAATATCGTGCAAAGCCATTTTTCCACTTTCTTCGTTAGGTGAGCCGTTAGCGATAATGCAGCAAAAGCGAGTGGCGATAATTTTCGCTGAAGCTACAGATGAACAACAAAAAATCGCACTATATGATAACTTTATTGATAGAAGTCGGTATCAAGTGACAGCTAAGTAATAAATAACTTGGCTCTTGCCATATTAGGGTTTTCTCTCAACTCCCAGGCCAAGTGATGACGTGCATCGAAGAACTGATTAAATGTTGCTGACTCAGTAATAAATCGGGTGAATCGTGCATCTTCATGTAGTTTTAAAAAATACATTGCAGTGGCAAAGTAGTGGTGTGCTTTACCCTTTGCTACTGTATCGTTATCCATACCGAGTGCTAAAGCTTTGTCACATGCCCATATCTGTGAATCCAAACATGCCTCACGGCGATTGAGGTCACTTTTTATGCGACTTGTACAGTTGTTATTGTGCACACGGTATCGGCCATAAACTTGGTTAATAAAATCGATACTCCCTCCGGCATAC
Coding sequences:
- a CDS encoding glycosyltransferase, coding for MKISIIIPVYNQEKSIQHCLTNLLQQLHSEKLEILVVDDCSTDNTFANVAAMAACSPRVKLFKTVANGGPGAARNVGLEQASGEWIMFVDSDDLLSDNAIECLLRHLSRIEADLLQQNQVDILGFDFKYSENSTNNSRVSGRRDLASLTKTKQALLNDYISLTMDGSVIYSLFSHKLIMTNNIRFRDGLHEDVDFTFKAYFYAKRISVLPETIYLKNDRLGSIVNTLTVEHIIGFFNAYREMLRFMVERSANTADFTQKYNMGLIGLTATRVLLAVEQNNTDQALYQTLFEQVISTMQHTDLDGKAWEKPAFESKYIKLYLGFISLFKQGTANIVTNVRALVDDLKPKSWSCYDLHHSIYLAPNQIRTCCKRYFVEDKIKGDVVLLDNSQYSYDSFNIDNVLKEKRKLYVDINKGASDDCDQCPFLEFKAWSDIKIEHVSLEYHSVCNMKCSYCSETYYDGKKCNYSIEGIIGELTARPEDFQCKSIVWGGGEPTLDKNFSLLINSLFDAFPSVKHRVISNATVLNDALALGIEQDKAILVTSIDAGDADVFFQVRKYRQFDKVLANLAQYATHRPKNITIKYIFLPENTSLQQVTGFVEKIKQYGLQQCNFQISYDFNESTIDDDSLVYVYILHGLLTRAKASLVFLDDLFMARLKPTNINYQYISDKLSTLGYSSLSPSVNKQTNIVIWGAGKQTEYLLKNTHFREQYRVNYIVDDTPSKIGTQFGGFDILSPEELVHNDYPILISASQSTSIIMQRCQTLGLKPTRIVRDLIV
- a CDS encoding Gfo/Idh/MocA family protein encodes the protein MLKLLVIGPGLIGKKHIALICDNLRCKLEAIVTAHPAKHKDLSEDLCVPIYNLLDEALSHHQFDGAIIASPNNLHVSQAKVLLKNQIPLLIEKPLSSTIESAEELVHLSQTAQVPVLVGHHRTYSSYVDAAKKIITSPQFGRLVSVQASALFYKPTQYFLDGPWRTELGGGPILINLIHDIGMLRSLCGEIATVFAFGSNSQRLYEVEDTVAISFRFTNGALGTFLLSDCAASYKSWEMTSGENPAYPFFPNEASYHFSGTNGSLDYPNMKFNFFADKEKASWWNGFVKQEKHIDFVDPLEKQLDHFIDVIKRNAKPIVSAENGLMNMYVIEAISQSITQQRPISLRE
- a CDS encoding ATP-grasp domain-containing protein, whose protein sequence is MHTPKKVLLVDSAFSAIPIYQALCKSGFDVWTIGNRESDALALISAERWIKQDYSDVAQVQAIVEEQAFDYIVPGCTDLSIEVCQQLRGYRNFFDSEEVYANLGNKKAFRNLCQQMGLYSPVEMKLADFPRAGCFIVKPVDSYSGQGISIVDGNNLQVLSTVVEQAEQVSRSGHYIIESYIEGQLYSFSALLTSHKVVESFIVKEGSSTNPYAVDTSYIDEGFPEEVKAYLTVAMAKLSAHLQLKDGLIHLQFILRDNCAYLIEITRRCPGDLYSLLIEYSTGIPYSQLYAAYFTETKMDNLCSPRESNHIVRHTVSADKNLPFTGLELSHPISCKAIFPLSSLGEPLAIMQQKRVAIIFAEATDEQQKIALYDNFIDRSRYQVTAK